A window of Benincasa hispida cultivar B227 chromosome 9, ASM972705v1, whole genome shotgun sequence genomic DNA:
tatattaaagtctTTGGGACCCACTTTAAAACACATATAGGCTTTGGGTCATGTGTTAGGGTGTTTTAGCCTTTTAGGGGTATttctacgtgcacgtatgagAGTTATTGACGTTAAGTGTAGTGAGTTTGCTCTACCTCAACTAAGGAGAAAGGGTAGAAGTTATGTGTGGATGTTTGATAAAAATTGCATAAGCTATACTATGTTTTCAGGGTTTTCTAGCGTTTCCACGTGATGTTGTTGTTGCAAAGCTATTAAATTTCAAAGCATGTTTAAAACTTTGAAGCTCTTAATGATATATGATTTACAGTAGTTTCTCTTAAACTTAAAGCatgtttaagtatttaatttaaatagtcACATACTGGCTTTCCAACtcacatttttaaaatgttttcattCCCCAGGTAGAGACCGAGTTCCCGGTGCCTAGCTTACAGCTGCCAATCTGTCATACAACTTTTAGAAGATCCTTGTCAACCCAAGAAGTCTGCTAGGTCTATATTAAGTTTTTGGTTGTTTTGTAACCATGTGCATACTAGCTAGGAAAGGGTAGAATCCAAGTTTGTAAGTATGTTTGTGGATCCTGTTATGTGAACTTTGGACTGTAAATATGTATGTAAAGCTTGTTATATGATAAACCTAGTTATGCAAGTTATTTGAGTACTCATTGCCACTAAAGCTTAAGTTTGAGATGTatgaaagaatatatatatatatatatatatatatatacatacttgCTTATCAGGTTATGCAAAGGTGAGGAGACATGCTACAAATATTAGATAGACAGTGGGTGTCATAAAAGGGTTGACATCTACGGTCTTCACATCTTTTTCCAGGGTTAAAAAGGTagcttgggagggggtgtgacaagttggcaTCAAAGCAAAGCTTTTGGGGAACCTAGGATCATGTACATTAGTCAAGAGCATGTAATCTCTATAATATACCTAATGTTATGATATACTATATGAATAATGCCCCAAAGAAGTAGTAGACTGCATAAGCAACGGGCAGACAAGACTCATTAAGCTACCAATGAACCATTAACAAAAAGTGTAAAGTCTGAATGAGAGTCTAGTCAGGCTCAGACTGATCTTAATATGGAGGAACAGATTTTCACTAGGATAGCTCAAAGGTCAGCTACTAGTGTAGGTGCAATTCAGGAAGATCCAAATAAGAAGTGTGGCATAAAGAGAATGAAGGCATTAAGTGCCACCACATTCGAAGGCACTACAGATCCTACAGACATTAAAGCATGGACAAATTCGATGGAGAAAGGCTTTTAAGTTATGAGGTGTCCTGAAGACCACAAGGTAGAATTAGTTGTTTTCTTGCTCCAAAAAGGAGCAGAAGACTGGGGGAGAGCGCTAGAATCCAGAAGAAGTGATATAGGTGTGATGAATGGAAAGACTTCAAAAAAGTATTCCAAGATAAGTATCGCCCCTGGTCTTTCTATGATGCTAAGAGAAATGAGTTCCCGGGGCTTGTTCAGGGCTCGATGTCAATTGTCGAAGTATGCTTCTACTATCATTGCTGAGAAAACTAATCATTGCAAAAGGTTCGAGGATGGTTTGCAGAAGGAGACTCTAGGAGATATGTTCCAAGTGTGACAGGTAAGAGAAGTTTTAAGCTTTGTCTCAGTGGGCAGTCTACCTCTAGAGGTAGTACAGCTGGAGGCCAACAAAGGCACGGACAGAGAAGATTTAGTCAGCCAACAGAGTCTATCAGTGTTTTCGGATCAGGACAACTAGGAGAGTCTACAGTCAGTTCAGCTAGGAAACCTTTATGTGCTACCTGTAATAATAATCATTGGGGGCAATGATACAACGGAGCAAATGTCTACTACAATTGTGGGCAGAGTGTCTACAGTTGATACAGGAAGATCATGCAGAGCAGAGAATGATTTTTTAGGCTGTAAATCAACCGAAGATGGTAAGAACCGAAGGTGAAGGCACCAGTGGTGCTAAATAGAAAAGTACTGCAAGTTGGCCCCAACAGCAAGGGAAAGTATATGTCACAACACAACAGGAGGCAAAGGATGCACTAGAAGTCATTACTGGTACATTACTTATTTGTAACCAGCCTGCACATGTGTTAATAGATCCAGGATCcacccattcatttatttctagCACGTTTGCTTTGAGTACTAgggtgttataatatatgtctAATGAGTTGTTTATTTCCACTCCTATTGGGGAAACTATCACAATTAATAAGGTGTTCAAGGGTTGTATACACTATAAGAAATATTGCTTTCAATGACGAAATTAAAACGTCGCTAATAGCCACAAATTTGTTGTAGAAATCTTCAGTAACGTAAATATTAATGTCATATGGAATGTCACTAAAGTCCCGTCGGTGAATACCTTTTGCGTCATTTTTCAAGGGTGGAAATGAAACCCTTTTGCCGCCCACGTGCTTTTGAGTTTTTAAGTTTGCAATGATTTCATACGTTTGTCGTAAATTACGACAAAAATATGAAATCGTCCAAGCATTACTGTGACGAAAAGATAATTCGTCCCAAATTGCgacgaaaataaaaaattgtcacGAGATTTAAGCAATAAAAATGCAATTCGTCGCACGAGTTGCAACGAATTGATATTATGTCACAAAAATTGCAATTAAATGATTTTCGTCGCTATAATTTTGTCGCTAAAAGTAGTATTTGTTGTAGTGATATTTGAGATTGATGGGATAACCATGTGAGTAGGTTTAATTCCATTAGATTTGcaagagtttgatgttatcttagagATGAATTTCTTGTCTAGGTATCATGCATTCATGGACTGTTATAAGAAGAAAATGGATTCAGGAAATAAGGAGAAGTTGAGGTGGCGTTCAAGGGTGATAGGAAGATTATTACTCCATGTTTAATATCAATTGTAAAAGCTAGAACACTGTTACGAAAAGGATGTGCAGCTAAAGCCTGAAGACATTCCTGTGGTACGAGATTATGTGCATGTCTTCCTTGAGGAGCTGTCAGGATTACCACCTGATAGGGAGGTAGAGTTCACTATTGACTTGATTCCAGAAACAGCACCTATTTCTCAAGCTCCTTACAGAATAGCACCTAGCGAGCTAAAAGAGTTAAAGGTTCAATTGCAGGAACTGGTGGATAAGGGTTACATCGGCCTAGTGTGTCCTTTGGGCAGTACCAATACTATtcgtgaagaagaaagatggtacaCTCAAGTTACGCATTGATTATCGACAATTGAACAAGGTAACGATATGTAACAAATATCTTTTACCTCGTATAgatgatttgtttgatcaaTTGAATGATGTAGCAATATTTTCCAAGATTGATCTGAGAtcaagatatcatcaactaaATATCAGGGAATCAGATGTTCCCAAGACTACTTTCAGGACCAGATACGGACATTATGAATTTCTGGTTATGTCGTTCAAACTAACAAACGCACCAACAATATTTATGGATCTTATAAACTGAGTGTTTCACCCGCATTTGGATTGATTTGTGATTGTgtttatagatgatatttttGTATACTCAGAAAGCATGAAGAAGCATGCAGAGCATCTCGGAGTTGTGTTACAAACATTACGTGAcaagaagttatatgccaaattcaGTAAATGTGAGTTTTGGATTGATCAGGTGGTGTTCTTAAGTCACGTAATGTCAACTGCAAGAGTTAGTGTGGATCTTCCAAAGACAGAGGCTATAGTTAAGTGGGTGACCCACTTCAATAATTGAAGTTCGTAGT
This region includes:
- the LOC120084790 gene encoding uncharacterized protein LOC120084790; amino-acid sequence: MEEQIFTRIAQRSATSVGAIQEDPNKKCGIKRMKALSATTFEGTTDPTDIKVRGWFAEGDSRRYVPSVTGKRSFKLCLSGQSTSRGSTAGGQQRHGQRRFSQPTESISVFGSGQLGESTVSSARKPLCATCLIPLDLQEFDVILEMNFLSRYHAFMDCYKKKMDSGNKEKLRWRSRLKPEDIPVVRDYVHVFLEELSGLPPDREVEFTIDLIPETAPISQAPYRIAPSELKELKVQLQELVDKDDIFVYSESMKKHAEHLGVVLQTLRDKKLYAKFSKCEFWIDQVVFLSHVMSTARVSVDLPKTEAIVNGKFRRLTCSLSGEAYPSRCIVKEQPGDPVLKKLAEEVKPKRQRPTELLNPLQVSEWKWEHVTIDFVFELPRTSSRFDGIWVIVDKLSKAARYLPVKVTFALDKLARLDVDSIVSQYKAPVSIVSDRDSRFTSKFWPSL